ATCTTTTCAAGTTTTCGTTTTTCATATACAGCATCACCATTCTCATCTTTACTTTTCAAAAGCCATGAAACGTTCTTATGTTTGCCTTTGCGCCCTGAAATCAGTTCACCAGCTATGATCCCGGCCACATGCGTCCCATGTCCAAAATCATCTTCAAAAGGCTTATCATCAGTGTGTAAATCCAAATGGTAACTTTTGCTCTTATTTTGATGTAGATCAAAATGTGGATGGCTAAAATCGATCCCTGAGTCCATAACAGCCCAAGTTATGTTCTCTCCAGTGGCCGAAAATGAATAACGTGCGGCATCAGCTTTAACTGTACTCACAGAAATCATAGTCTGTGACTGGACCTCAAAATCAAGCCAGACCTTATAAATTGCGGGATCTTTTCTTCTATCTAATACGATCAGAGCTTTAATTAATCCGGCAGACATTGACGCAAAAACATATTGAGGGCTCAACTTTGTTTTTGCCTGTTTAATATGGAAACCATTTGTCTCTTTTTCCGGAAACTTTGAAATCTGTTCTTTCCTTAACTCTTCAATCAATTTGATTACCTTTTTTCTAGCAGCAGATCTTCCACCCATATAATTTAAATTCATATCTATTATAATGTCAAGGACACCATCCGGTTTTTTATCAATCAAATCCAATAAAGGCAATGCAATAATTGTTTTATCAAGTTTATCCGCGTTGAACTTATCAAGATCCTCTTCTGACATTTCCTTTTTACTTTTCTCATTCATTTTTTTCAGTATTAAAAGTCAATCAGTTCCTCCCCAGTTTGAAGCCATTTATATTCTTTTTTACTAGGAATAGCATCATCGGGAACAGCCATAGCAACACCTCCTCCATTTACAGTGTCAAATGAGGCATATTTTCCATCCTCATAAACCAATTTAATAGCCTTAAATCCAAATATTAAATCTTCATCTCCAGCAAAAGACATTGTAGAAGACCTATCAGTATTGACATTAACCTTTATCTTTGGCCCCAGTATATCTTTTATTGCTGATGCATTCACATCCACAGAAGTCTTATCCTTTTTCGATGCCTCCACACTCAATGACTTGCTCTTGATTGTAGAGGTAATAATGTAAATCTTATCAGATTCTAATAATCTTTTAAGATGAGTTGAAAATGGGTCCGTTCCAGAATCGGTTAAAAACTGGTCGAGCTCCACAATTTGAACTGAATCGGCCAATACATCATGAAACTCAAACGCTATGGTTCTGGCGTTACTGTACTGCGATTTAAGACCAATACTACCACCCCCCATCGCACCAATAATATTCCCAAGAATATCAAGTCCAACATCTAATGCAAGATCGCTCGTCCGCTTGCCGGAAATTGAAGCCGTTTTTACATTAGGACTAACAGCTGGTAATGGTTTATGTGTACCAGCAATAAGCAGCGCAGAGAGATCCCCAAGGGGTTCAAGAGATGATCCATTTTTCATCAATATCTGTAGGGGACGAATATCTGCTCTAGGTAAACGTACCACATTATACCCGAATGACTTTAAATACCTAAGTGACTGATCATTACATTTCATATCATTTTTTTAGTTATAATTAGCCCACAAACCTACCCCAGACTGCATCAGCCCGATTAAAAACCGTAGGTGCAGTCTCTTGTATTGCAGCATTAAATTTATTAGAATTACCAAGGCTACAGTGGATCACCTTTTTCATTACATTCCCTGAAACATCTGAAACCAAGCCCACATGACCGATCTTTGCTCCTGCCCCATATACTACTATACAACCTGGTTCAGGAAACTGTAACTTCTCAAAGATTCCGGCATTCCGTTGGACATCTGCCTCCATAGAGTCAGTAAAGATCCAACCACCAAAATGTTTATAAAAAGGAATATCTGTCTTTCTTGAAAGGTGTAATACCCAACAAACAAAACCGCTGCAATCACAGAAATTATCACGGGAAGGCAGCGCATCCTTTGGAAACATCCCACCACTCCCTAATTTGTAGCCAATTGAACTGTTAACAACCGATCTCGCCCTTAAAACCAATTCAGTAGGGTTACTTGGTGTTTCGAAGTCTGCATCATTCGGTACATCACTCAAATTTGGCACCTGAATTACCTGCCCAATGAAAATTTTGTTAGGATCAATAATCTGCGGATTGAGTACAAATAAACTCTTTACTGGTAAAGAAAACCTATGAGCAATTTTGCTCATTGTATCACCTTTTTTAATGATATACTGCATAGAAGTAAATATTAGTTTAAGAAAAAAGACACTTACGAGGAAATCACTTTGGAAACCAAAGGCAACAATTCAGAATTGAATAAATCTTAAAACCTGAGTCAGATTAATAAATTGTTATACAAATATGTCAATTACAAAGAGCAAATTTAACTTTGCAACAACCATATATATCACTACCTATCTATATCCCTATTGATAAGGTTATAATAAATTTAATGATTTTTTTATTTTAATTAAAAAAATCTGCAATAAAAAACATTTTTTTCAATATTTATTTCCATCCACTGCCACAATGGCTTCAGAAATAACAAAGACCGAATAAAATAAGAAACACAAAA
This is a stretch of genomic DNA from Candidatus Pedobacter colombiensis. It encodes these proteins:
- a CDS encoding LysM peptidoglycan-binding domain-containing protein → MQYIIKKGDTMSKIAHRFSLPVKSLFVLNPQIIDPNKIFIGQVIQVPNLSDVPNDADFETPSNPTELVLRARSVVNSSIGYKLGSGGMFPKDALPSRDNFCDCSGFVCWVLHLSRKTDIPFYKHFGGWIFTDSMEADVQRNAGIFEKLQFPEPGCIVVYGAGAKIGHVGLVSDVSGNVMKKVIHCSLGNSNKFNAAIQETAPTVFNRADAVWGRFVG